A stretch of Nonomuraea africana DNA encodes these proteins:
- a CDS encoding IS5 family transposase (programmed frameshift) has protein sequence MKRHDLTDAEWERLAPLLPVNPRQGGRWADHRTVINGVFFRVRTNITWRDLPPWYGNWKTVYNRHRRWSMDGTWEKILDGLRAGCDEAEGEDWTVSVDSTVARAHQHAAGARREPPADIPSKGTALDHKPGTGREALGRSRGGWSTKIHLVADRRCRPIARIISPGQHGDSPYFRRILERVRIRRRGLGRPRRRPIRVLADKAYSSRANRSYLRRRGIQAVIPIKKDQQANRLNRGRKGGRPPGFDAERYKERNTAERCVNKLKGHRAVALRTDKRERIYEGTIDVASIRIWLRDPVL, from the exons CTGAAGCGTCATGATCTGACCGATGCCGAGTGGGAACGGCTGGCGCCGCTGCTGCCGGTCAACCCGCGGCAGGGCGGCCGATGGGCCGATCACCGAACGGTCATCAACGGGGTCTTCTTCCGGGTCCGGACCAACATCACCTGGCGTGACCTGCCGCCCTGGTACGGGAACTGGAAGACCGTCTACAACCGGCATCGCCGCTGGTCGATGGATGGCACCTGGGAGAAGATCCTGGACGGGCTGCGCGCTGGATGCGATGAGGCCGAGGGGGAGGACTGGACGGTGAGTGTGGATTCCACTGTGGCGCGCGCTCATCAGCATGCCGCCGGAGCTCGTCGTGAGCCGCCCGCCGACATCCCGTCAAAGGGGACGGCGT TAGATCACAAACCGGGCACGGGCCGGGAGGCGCTGGGCCGCTCACGGGGCGGGTGGAGCACGAAGATTCACCTGGTCGCCGACCGGCGCTGCCGGCCGATCGCCCGGATCATCAGCCCCGGTCAGCACGGCGATAGCCCGTACTTCCGGCGCATCCTGGAGCGGGTGCGCATCCGGCGTCGCGGTCTGGGCCGTCCTCGCCGGCGTCCGATACGTGTGCTGGCCGACAAGGCCTACTCCTCGCGCGCCAATCGCTCCTACCTGCGCCGACGCGGCATCCAGGCGGTCATCCCGATCAAGAAGGATCAGCAGGCCAACCGACTCAACCGGGGGCGTAAGGGCGGGCGACCGCCCGGCTTCGACGCCGAGCGGTACAAGGAGCGCAATACCGCCGAGCGGTGCGTCAACAAGCTCAAGGGCCACCGCGCGGTGGCCCTTCGCACCGACAAGCGCGAACGCATCTACGAGGGCACCATCGACGTCGCCTCGATCAGGATCTGGCTCCGTGACCCTGTCCTATGA
- a CDS encoding pyridoxamine 5'-phosphate oxidase family protein, whose translation MAAHRVAAFSAIRQDFEDIVGDVVYATMTTVDAKGRPRSRVLLPIWEMTGDSPVGWLATFDTPVKRAHLAGNPHATFSYWSPAQNTVAVDTVARWETDEAVKKAVWELYRQGSPPGVGYDPQSYWRRGPEDPGYHLLRMDPWRIQVLRGRDLATGRPSRIWVAPPQEDRRP comes from the coding sequence GTGGCCGCGCACAGGGTCGCCGCGTTCTCGGCGATCAGACAGGACTTCGAGGACATCGTCGGCGACGTGGTGTACGCCACCATGACCACCGTCGACGCCAAGGGCAGGCCGCGCTCGCGGGTGCTGCTGCCGATCTGGGAGATGACCGGCGACAGCCCCGTGGGCTGGCTGGCCACCTTCGACACCCCGGTGAAGCGGGCGCATCTGGCCGGCAATCCGCACGCCACCTTCTCCTACTGGAGCCCCGCGCAGAACACCGTGGCCGTCGACACCGTGGCCAGGTGGGAGACCGACGAGGCGGTGAAGAAGGCGGTGTGGGAGCTCTACCGGCAGGGCAGCCCGCCGGGCGTCGGCTACGACCCCCAGTCCTACTGGCGGCGGGGGCCGGAAGACCCCGGCTACCACCTCTTGCGCATGGACCCGTGGCGGATCCAGGTGTTGCGTGGCAGGGACCTGGCGACCGGCCGCCCTTCCAGGATCTGGGTGGCTCCGCCGCAGGAAGATCGCCGTCCGTAG
- a CDS encoding nitroreductase family deazaflavin-dependent oxidoreductase, with translation MNADVTDSPDLSVAEHVRRYLDSGGEDGFLEGGVTNLVLTTVGRKSGTRRRTGVFFGQDGERYILVASGSVPGAPGLPNWYLNLRANPEAEVQVRAERFAVRARTAQGAERNRLWRLMTSVAPVYRRYAALARQEIPVVVLERV, from the coding sequence ATGAACGCAGACGTCACCGACAGCCCCGACCTCTCGGTCGCCGAACACGTCCGCCGCTACCTCGACTCCGGCGGCGAGGACGGCTTCCTCGAAGGCGGCGTGACCAACCTCGTCCTCACCACCGTGGGCAGGAAGAGCGGCACGCGCCGCCGTACCGGAGTGTTCTTCGGCCAGGACGGCGAGCGCTACATCCTGGTGGCCTCGGGCAGCGTCCCGGGCGCCCCCGGGTTGCCGAACTGGTACCTGAACCTGCGCGCGAACCCCGAGGCCGAGGTGCAGGTCCGCGCCGAGCGGTTCGCCGTGCGCGCCCGCACCGCCCAGGGCGCCGAGCGCAACAGGCTGTGGCGGCTGATGACCTCCGTGGCCCCCGTCTACCGGCGCTACGCGGCGCTGGCCAGGCAGGAGATCCCCGTCGTCGTCCTGGAAAGGGTCTGA
- the sucC gene encoding ADP-forming succinate--CoA ligase subunit beta, translating to MDLFEHQAKELFADYGIPVPRGIVAHTVEEVRAAAEQLTGRVVVKAQVKTGGRGKAGGVKVADDAADAVAKATDILGMDIKGHTVHKVLVEEASAIAEEYYFSFLLDRANRTFLAICSAAGGMDIEEVAHSTPEKVAKVPVSALTGIDRAKAREIAVAGGLPEKALDGAAELIEKLWCCFVDEDASLVEVNPMILSADGQVKALDGKVTLDDNATFRQADHAAFEDKAAEDPLEAAAKEKDLNYVKLDGNVGIIGNGAGLVMSTLDVVAYAGEAFPGKPKPANFLDIGGGASAEVMAAGLEIIISDPAVKSIFVNVFGGITACDAVANGIVSAFKLLDERGEAVTRPLVVRLDGNNALLGRQILRDAGLKGVELVDTMDDAAKRAAELAAVGA from the coding sequence GTGGACCTGTTCGAACATCAGGCGAAGGAGCTCTTCGCGGACTACGGCATCCCGGTGCCGCGTGGCATCGTCGCGCACACCGTGGAGGAGGTGCGCGCGGCTGCCGAGCAGCTGACCGGCCGCGTTGTCGTCAAGGCCCAGGTCAAGACCGGGGGTCGCGGCAAGGCCGGTGGCGTCAAGGTCGCCGACGACGCAGCCGACGCCGTGGCGAAGGCCACCGACATCCTCGGCATGGACATCAAGGGCCACACGGTCCACAAGGTGCTGGTGGAGGAGGCGAGCGCGATCGCGGAGGAGTACTACTTCTCCTTCCTGCTCGACCGCGCGAACCGCACCTTCCTCGCCATCTGCTCCGCGGCCGGTGGCATGGACATCGAAGAGGTCGCGCACAGCACGCCGGAGAAGGTCGCCAAGGTGCCGGTCTCGGCGCTGACCGGCATCGACCGCGCCAAGGCGCGTGAGATCGCCGTCGCGGGCGGTCTTCCCGAGAAGGCCCTGGACGGCGCGGCCGAACTCATCGAGAAGCTGTGGTGCTGCTTCGTCGACGAGGACGCGTCGCTCGTCGAGGTCAACCCGATGATCCTGTCGGCCGACGGCCAGGTCAAGGCGCTCGACGGCAAGGTCACGCTGGACGACAACGCCACGTTCCGCCAGGCCGATCACGCCGCCTTCGAGGACAAGGCGGCCGAGGACCCGCTCGAGGCCGCGGCCAAGGAGAAGGACCTCAACTACGTCAAGCTCGACGGCAACGTCGGCATCATCGGCAACGGCGCGGGCCTGGTCATGTCCACGCTCGACGTGGTCGCCTACGCGGGCGAGGCCTTCCCCGGCAAGCCCAAGCCGGCCAACTTCCTCGACATCGGCGGCGGCGCCAGCGCCGAGGTCATGGCCGCGGGCCTGGAGATCATCATCTCCGACCCCGCCGTGAAGTCGATCTTCGTGAACGTCTTCGGCGGCATCACCGCCTGCGACGCGGTCGCCAACGGCATCGTCTCGGCGTTCAAGCTGCTGGATGAGCGCGGCGAGGCCGTGACCCGTCCGCTGGTCGTCCGCCTCGACGGCAACAACGCCCTCCTGGGGCGCCAGATCCTGCGCGACGCCGGGCTCAAGGGCGTCGAGCTGGTTGACACGATGGACGACGCGGCCAAGCGTGCCGCCGAACTCGCTGCGGTAGGTGCGTAA
- the sucD gene encoding succinate--CoA ligase subunit alpha, translating to MAIWLTENSKIIVQGMTGGEGTKHAKRMLASGARVVGGVNARKAGTTHLDLPVFGTVKEAMEQTGADVSVVFVPPAFTKDAVIEAIDAGIPLCVVITEGVPVHDTTAFWAYAVSKGNKTRVIGPNCPGIASPGASNAGIIPADITTAGRIGLVSKSGTLTYQLMYELRDFGFSTAVGIGGDPVIGTTHIDALQAFQEDPGTDAIVMIGEIGGDAEERAAAYIEQHVTKPVVAYVAGFTAPEGKTMGHAGAIVSGSAGTAQAKKEALEKVGVRVGKTPSETARLMREIMQSR from the coding sequence ATGGCTATCTGGCTGACCGAGAACAGCAAGATCATTGTTCAGGGCATGACCGGCGGCGAGGGCACCAAGCACGCCAAGCGCATGCTCGCCTCCGGCGCCAGGGTCGTCGGCGGCGTCAACGCCCGCAAGGCCGGCACCACCCACCTCGACCTGCCGGTCTTCGGCACCGTCAAGGAGGCCATGGAGCAGACCGGAGCCGACGTCTCCGTCGTCTTCGTGCCCCCGGCCTTCACCAAGGACGCGGTCATCGAGGCGATCGACGCGGGCATCCCGCTCTGCGTCGTCATCACCGAGGGCGTGCCGGTCCACGACACGACGGCCTTCTGGGCCTACGCCGTCTCCAAGGGCAACAAGACCCGCGTCATCGGTCCGAACTGCCCTGGCATCGCCTCGCCCGGCGCTTCCAACGCCGGCATCATCCCGGCCGACATCACCACCGCCGGCCGCATCGGCCTGGTGTCGAAGTCGGGCACGCTGACCTACCAGCTCATGTACGAGCTGCGTGACTTCGGCTTCTCGACCGCCGTCGGCATCGGTGGCGACCCCGTCATCGGCACCACGCACATCGACGCGCTGCAGGCCTTCCAGGAGGACCCCGGCACCGACGCGATCGTGATGATCGGTGAGATCGGCGGCGACGCCGAGGAGCGGGCCGCCGCCTACATCGAGCAGCACGTGACCAAGCCGGTCGTGGCCTACGTGGCGGGCTTCACCGCCCCGGAGGGCAAGACGATGGGCCACGCGGGCGCGATCGTGTCCGGCTCCGCGGGCACGGCGCAGGCGAAGAAGGAGGCCCTGGAGAAGGTCGGCGTCCGCGTCGGCAAGACCCCCTCCGAGACCGCCCGCCTCATGCGCGAGATCATGCAGTCCCGCTAG
- a CDS encoding DUF6350 family protein — MLSKISGDDDETRRPLPVSGMLAAAATLGVGLAVLITLTLVGWIAAPRGALGAGLPGVFRTAAQIWLAAHHAGFSWPGGQLGLLPLGLMVLPAVLLYRAARWMARDADLRLRLPARLPKNSPKEQANARRRAQLVLVAQAGISLAAPYALLAGLIALVARNEITQPFIGEALLSHFVLAFLAGMLATARTIGSWRSMLRLLPERVRAVTVGTAVAVALLLVAGLVLVLVAVVVNFGQVRELTNALAPGFVGGLLLLLVQGLYLLNAVIWGMSYIAGPGFAVGTGTLVAPTGVQLGYVPTLPLLGALPESGPAPALMMAVIALPFAAGAAAGVVVVRIAPSPSYEAAPLWGFVTGVTTGLAAGLLAALSGGPIGGARLAAVGPSPWEVALSVCLEVGVAAGISAGLANWWLLYQGARGRGPIARKLNSARKAGAVIAKAASKVGLAEPEGKALPGHWMDATEADTQPIPVIRDDWQDEHASAAAESLSQTGSRRAEPPRQPRRDIVDESDDRGGHVIYLDPYAWDRDD, encoded by the coding sequence GTGCTCAGCAAGATCTCCGGTGACGATGACGAGACGAGGCGGCCGCTGCCCGTCTCGGGGATGCTCGCGGCGGCCGCCACTCTGGGCGTCGGGCTGGCCGTCCTCATCACGCTCACGCTGGTCGGCTGGATCGCGGCGCCCAGGGGCGCGCTCGGTGCGGGGCTGCCTGGCGTGTTCCGCACGGCGGCGCAGATCTGGCTGGCCGCGCACCACGCCGGCTTCTCCTGGCCGGGAGGGCAGCTCGGGCTGCTGCCGCTGGGGCTCATGGTGCTGCCCGCCGTGCTGCTCTACCGGGCGGCGCGGTGGATGGCGCGCGATGCCGACCTCCGGCTGCGGCTGCCCGCCAGGCTGCCGAAGAACAGCCCCAAGGAGCAGGCCAACGCCCGTCGTCGCGCGCAGCTGGTACTGGTGGCGCAGGCGGGGATCTCGCTGGCCGCGCCGTACGCGCTGCTGGCGGGGTTGATCGCGCTGGTGGCGCGGAACGAGATCACCCAGCCGTTCATCGGCGAGGCGCTGCTCAGCCACTTCGTGCTGGCGTTCCTGGCGGGGATGCTGGCCACCGCGCGGACCATCGGGTCATGGCGTTCGATGCTGCGGCTGCTGCCCGAGCGGGTGCGGGCCGTCACGGTCGGCACGGCCGTCGCCGTCGCGCTGCTGCTGGTGGCGGGGCTGGTGCTGGTGCTGGTCGCCGTGGTGGTCAACTTCGGGCAGGTGCGCGAGCTGACGAACGCCCTGGCCCCCGGGTTCGTCGGCGGGCTGCTCCTCCTGCTGGTCCAGGGTCTGTACCTGCTCAACGCCGTCATCTGGGGCATGTCCTACATCGCGGGACCCGGCTTCGCGGTGGGCACCGGCACGCTGGTCGCGCCCACCGGGGTGCAGCTCGGCTACGTGCCGACGCTGCCGCTGCTCGGCGCGCTGCCCGAGAGCGGTCCCGCGCCCGCGCTGATGATGGCGGTCATCGCGCTGCCGTTCGCGGCGGGCGCCGCGGCGGGCGTCGTGGTCGTCAGGATCGCACCCTCGCCGTCGTACGAGGCGGCGCCGCTCTGGGGGTTCGTCACCGGCGTCACGACCGGGCTCGCGGCGGGGCTGCTCGCCGCGCTGTCGGGCGGGCCGATCGGCGGGGCCAGGCTGGCGGCCGTCGGCCCTTCGCCGTGGGAGGTGGCGCTGTCGGTCTGCCTGGAGGTGGGCGTCGCCGCCGGCATCTCGGCGGGCCTCGCGAACTGGTGGCTGCTCTACCAGGGCGCGCGCGGCCGCGGGCCGATCGCCCGCAAGCTGAACAGCGCCCGCAAGGCGGGCGCGGTGATCGCGAAGGCGGCGAGCAAGGTCGGCCTCGCCGAGCCCGAGGGCAAGGCGCTGCCGGGACACTGGATGGACGCCACGGAGGCCGACACCCAGCCGATCCCGGTGATCCGCGACGACTGGCAGGACGAGCACGCCTCAGCGGCCGCCGAATCGCTGTCGCAGACCGGCTCGCGCCGCGCCGAACCCCCCAGGCAGCCCCGCCGCGACATCGTCGACGAGTCGGACGATCGCGGCGGCCACGTCATCTACCTCGACCCCTACGCCTGGGACCGCGACGACTAG
- the purN gene encoding phosphoribosylglycinamide formyltransferase: protein MSQAGRLVVLVSGSGTNLQALLDAVADPSYGAEVVAVGADRDDIEGLARAERAGVPTFVEKLSSYGSRADWDTALAARIAAYEPDLVVAAGFMKLIGAPTLEAFPVLNTHPALLPSFPGAHGVRDALAHGVKVTGCTVMLADAGVDTGPIVAQEAVRVFDGDDEHQLHERIKTVERGLLVDTVGRMVREGWTMTGRTVRLGSGGMKK, encoded by the coding sequence GTGTCCCAGGCAGGTCGGCTTGTGGTTCTCGTCTCCGGCTCTGGAACCAACCTACAGGCCCTTCTGGATGCCGTTGCAGATCCGTCCTACGGAGCAGAGGTCGTGGCGGTGGGCGCCGATCGCGACGACATCGAGGGCCTGGCCAGGGCGGAGCGCGCGGGCGTGCCGACGTTCGTGGAGAAGCTCTCCTCGTACGGCTCCCGCGCCGACTGGGACACCGCCCTAGCGGCGCGGATCGCCGCGTACGAGCCCGACCTGGTGGTCGCGGCCGGATTCATGAAGCTCATCGGAGCGCCCACTCTCGAGGCCTTCCCCGTGCTCAACACCCATCCCGCGCTGCTGCCCTCCTTCCCCGGCGCGCACGGCGTGCGTGACGCCCTGGCCCACGGCGTCAAGGTCACCGGCTGCACGGTCATGCTGGCCGACGCAGGCGTCGACACCGGGCCCATCGTCGCTCAGGAGGCGGTGCGCGTCTTCGACGGAGACGACGAGCACCAACTGCACGAGCGCATCAAGACCGTCGAACGAGGGCTGCTCGTCGACACTGTCGGCCGGATGGTCCGCGAGGGCTGGACCATGACCGGCCGTACCGTCCGCCTCGGATCTGGAGGAATGAAGAAGTGA
- the purH gene encoding bifunctional phosphoribosylaminoimidazolecarboxamide formyltransferase/IMP cyclohydrolase, producing the protein MTERIAIRRALIAVYDKSGLEELARALDAAGVEIVSTGGTAAAIASYGVPVTKVEQLTGFPECLDGRVKTLHPRVHAGLLADLTKPHHVTQLEELEIDPFQLVVVNLYPFQQTVASGASDAECVEQIDIGGPAMIRGAAKNHATCAVVIDTGSYGEIFKALEEGGFTLDERKRLAGHAYAHTAAYDVAVANWFSSTYTGDNQFSGAAGQLKSVLRYGENPHQRAALLVSESGGLANAEQLHGKEMSYNNYLDADAAWRAAWDFDGPCVSIIKHQNPCGIAVGADVAEAHRKAHACDPVSAYGGVIAVNGEVSVELAEQIAEVFTEVVVAPSFAAEALAVLTQKKNLRLLRCPDRPANRSEFRRIDGGLLVQTADRIDAPGDAPAAWELKTGEPASAELLAELDFAWRASRSVKSNAIVLASGGATVGVGMGQVNRVDSCRLAVTRAGERAAGSVAASDAFFPFADGPEVLIQAGVRAIVEPGGSIRDDEVIAACQKAGVTLYFTGTRHFFH; encoded by the coding sequence GTGACCGAGCGCATTGCCATCCGGCGCGCGTTGATCGCGGTGTACGACAAGTCCGGGCTCGAGGAGCTGGCCCGCGCGCTCGACGCCGCGGGGGTGGAGATCGTGTCGACCGGCGGCACCGCGGCGGCCATCGCGTCGTACGGCGTGCCCGTCACCAAGGTCGAGCAGCTGACCGGGTTCCCCGAGTGCCTCGACGGCAGGGTGAAGACGCTCCACCCGCGCGTCCACGCGGGCCTGCTGGCCGACCTCACCAAGCCGCACCACGTCACCCAGCTCGAGGAGCTGGAGATCGACCCGTTCCAGCTCGTGGTCGTCAACCTCTACCCGTTCCAGCAGACGGTGGCCTCCGGCGCCTCCGACGCCGAGTGCGTCGAGCAGATCGACATCGGCGGGCCCGCCATGATCCGCGGCGCCGCCAAGAACCACGCCACCTGCGCGGTCGTCATCGACACCGGCTCCTACGGCGAGATCTTCAAGGCGCTGGAGGAGGGCGGGTTCACCCTCGACGAGCGCAAGCGCCTGGCGGGCCACGCCTACGCGCACACCGCCGCCTACGACGTGGCCGTGGCCAACTGGTTCTCCTCGACGTACACCGGCGACAACCAGTTCAGCGGCGCGGCGGGGCAGCTCAAGAGCGTCCTGCGCTACGGCGAGAACCCGCACCAGCGGGCCGCGCTGCTCGTCTCGGAGAGCGGCGGGCTCGCCAACGCCGAGCAGCTGCACGGCAAGGAGATGTCCTACAACAACTACCTCGACGCCGACGCCGCGTGGCGCGCCGCATGGGACTTCGACGGCCCGTGTGTCTCGATCATCAAGCACCAGAACCCGTGCGGCATCGCGGTCGGCGCCGACGTCGCCGAGGCGCACCGCAAGGCGCACGCCTGCGACCCCGTGTCGGCCTACGGCGGCGTCATCGCGGTCAACGGTGAGGTGAGCGTCGAGCTGGCCGAGCAGATCGCCGAGGTGTTCACCGAGGTCGTGGTGGCTCCCTCGTTCGCCGCGGAGGCGCTGGCCGTCCTCACCCAGAAGAAGAACCTCCGCCTCCTGCGCTGCCCGGACCGGCCGGCCAACCGCAGCGAGTTCCGCAGGATCGACGGCGGCCTGCTGGTGCAGACGGCCGACAGGATCGACGCGCCGGGCGACGCGCCCGCCGCGTGGGAGCTCAAGACGGGCGAGCCCGCCTCGGCCGAGCTCCTGGCGGAGCTCGACTTCGCCTGGCGGGCCTCCCGTTCGGTGAAGTCCAACGCGATCGTGCTGGCCTCCGGTGGGGCGACGGTCGGCGTCGGCATGGGACAGGTCAACCGCGTCGACTCCTGCCGCCTCGCGGTCACCCGGGCGGGCGAGCGGGCGGCGGGGTCGGTGGCCGCCTCCGACGCCTTCTTCCCCTTCGCCGACGGGCCCGAGGTGCTCATCCAGGCGGGCGTGCGGGCCATCGTCGAGCCCGGCGGCTCGATCAGGGACGACGAGGTCATCGCGGCCTGCCAGAAGGCGGGAGTGACCCTCTACTTCACCGGCACCCGCCACTTCTTCCACTGA
- a CDS encoding RNA-guided endonuclease InsQ/TnpB family protein — MKLRYNYRLYPDPPQRESLARTFGCVRAVWNDALARRKAAWKAGRTRISGTQLQKICITAAKRTPQREWLGQVSPVPLQQSLRDLDAAYKNFFDSVSGKRKGPKMGLPAFKSRHDPRQSARFNTNAFKLPSGGALYLAKIGEIEVRWSRELPAPPSSVTVIKDAAGRYFASFVIDVPDDSQTLPATEAETGIDVGLTHYAVTSEGEKIANPKWLRRRERKLKKPQRALSRKQKGSANRTKARIEVARQHAFADARRDFLHQTSTTLLRENQAVHVESLAVRGLARGMLAKSVNDAAWGAFLRLLEGKAARYGREFITIDRWYPSSQLCPCCGWKIGRLALDVREWDCPCCGEHHDRDIAAALNILAEGIRLRSLNDVAAGLADTRNDCEGQVRPGTAIPSLAPPETSTAQAA, encoded by the coding sequence GTGAAGCTGCGCTACAACTACCGGCTGTATCCGGACCCGCCCCAGCGGGAGTCGCTGGCCCGGACGTTCGGGTGTGTCCGCGCGGTGTGGAACGACGCGCTCGCACGGCGCAAAGCCGCCTGGAAGGCCGGCCGGACACGGATCAGCGGCACGCAGTTGCAGAAGATCTGCATCACCGCCGCGAAGCGGACCCCTCAGCGGGAGTGGCTGGGTCAGGTGTCCCCGGTGCCGTTGCAGCAGTCACTGCGGGACCTGGATGCGGCATACAAGAACTTCTTCGACTCGGTGTCGGGCAAGCGGAAAGGCCCGAAGATGGGTCTGCCCGCGTTCAAATCCCGCCATGATCCCCGCCAGTCGGCCCGGTTCAACACCAACGCGTTCAAGCTCCCCTCCGGAGGCGCTCTGTATCTTGCGAAGATCGGCGAGATCGAGGTCCGGTGGTCGCGCGAGCTACCCGCTCCACCGTCCAGCGTGACGGTCATCAAGGACGCCGCGGGCCGATACTTCGCCTCGTTCGTCATCGACGTGCCAGACGACAGCCAGACCCTTCCCGCGACGGAGGCGGAGACGGGGATCGACGTGGGGCTGACCCACTACGCGGTGACCTCCGAGGGCGAGAAGATCGCGAATCCGAAGTGGTTGCGCCGCCGGGAGCGCAAGCTCAAGAAACCCCAGCGTGCCCTGTCGCGCAAGCAGAAGGGGAGCGCCAACCGCACCAAGGCCCGGATCGAAGTCGCCCGTCAGCATGCCTTCGCCGACGCCCGCCGAGACTTCCTCCACCAGACCAGCACCACACTGCTCCGCGAGAATCAAGCAGTGCATGTGGAAAGTCTGGCCGTGCGGGGTCTGGCACGGGGCATGCTCGCCAAGAGCGTCAACGACGCCGCCTGGGGCGCGTTCCTGCGGCTCCTGGAAGGCAAAGCAGCCCGGTACGGGCGCGAGTTCATCACCATTGATCGCTGGTATCCCTCCTCCCAGTTGTGTCCTTGCTGCGGCTGGAAGATCGGGAGACTCGCCCTAGACGTCCGTGAATGGGACTGCCCCTGCTGTGGCGAGCACCACGACCGCGACATCGCGGCCGCGCTCAACATCCTGGCCGAAGGCATCCGCCTTCGGTCCCTGAACGACGTGGCCGCCGGGCTGGCGGACACCCGAAACGACTGTGAAGGGCAGGTAAGACCAGGCACGGCAATCCCGAGCCTGGCACCGCCCGAAACCTCCACCGCTCAAGCGGCGTAG